A window of Pseudomonadota bacterium contains these coding sequences:
- a CDS encoding TetR/AcrR family transcriptional regulator — translation MAATVKLDQNERRTQAERTALSDQRMLDAAVALICERGAAGTTLKEVGERAGYSRGLASYRFRSKGGLSAFIIRSIGESWLRELRRVVKDKVGVDAIAAATDAHFRFIVEGSDHIRAFYMLWFDSIGPTRKSNRWWPTSTNGAAATSRPGSRPASTPATSRPMSISPVPPSSSAPPSSASSTSGW, via the coding sequence ATGGCCGCCACCGTCAAACTCGATCAGAACGAACGCCGCACCCAGGCCGAGCGCACCGCCTTGTCGGACCAGCGCATGCTCGACGCGGCAGTGGCCCTGATCTGCGAGCGCGGCGCGGCCGGCACCACGCTCAAGGAAGTCGGTGAGCGCGCCGGTTACAGCCGCGGTCTCGCCAGCTATCGTTTCCGGAGCAAGGGCGGCCTGTCCGCTTTCATCATTCGCTCGATAGGCGAGTCGTGGCTGCGCGAACTGCGCCGCGTGGTGAAGGACAAGGTTGGCGTCGACGCCATCGCGGCCGCCACCGACGCGCACTTCCGCTTCATTGTCGAAGGCAGCGATCACATCCGCGCCTTCTACATGCTGTGGTTCGATTCGATTGGACCGACGCGGAAGTCAAACAGGTGGTGGCCAACATCCACGAACGGCGCCGCCGCGACGTCGCGGCCTGGATCCAGACCGGCATCGACGCCGGCCACATCGCGCCCGATGTCGATATCGCCGGTACCGCCGAGCAGTTCTGCGCCGCCATCATCGGCATCGTCTACCAGTGGCTGGTGA
- a CDS encoding CHASE domain-containing protein, giving the protein MLGTDYLKIPTAREAVNNTILRRTMMITGPVELVQGGSAFVAREPVMLPEKRGPPAIWGMVAAAIDRDKLYQVVGLDEAAATLAIAVRAEDIPDGAHDPVFYGDAALFSRDAVRTVVNLPIGRWVIAARPHRGWLADIAPALWLLRIAALSLAAVLAALLQSRARHLRQQIDALDALQRSEQALRRSRQDLINAIGALAEGFALWDQDDRLRSTTSSCPSCCRRWPRSCTSACRSKP; this is encoded by the coding sequence GTGCTCGGCACCGACTACCTCAAGATCCCCACCGCGCGCGAAGCCGTCAACAACACCATCCTGCGGCGAACCATGATGATCACCGGGCCGGTCGAACTGGTGCAGGGCGGCAGCGCATTCGTGGCGCGCGAGCCGGTGATGCTGCCGGAGAAGCGCGGCCCGCCGGCCATCTGGGGCATGGTCGCGGCGGCCATCGACCGCGACAAGCTCTACCAGGTGGTGGGGCTCGACGAGGCCGCCGCCACGCTCGCCATCGCGGTGCGCGCCGAGGACATTCCCGATGGCGCCCACGACCCGGTGTTTTACGGTGATGCCGCCCTGTTCTCGCGTGACGCCGTGCGCACCGTCGTCAATCTGCCCATCGGGCGTTGGGTGATCGCGGCGCGACCGCACCGCGGCTGGTTGGCCGACATTGCCCCCGCCCTGTGGCTGCTGCGCATCGCGGCGCTGTCCTTGGCGGCGGTGCTGGCGGCGCTGCTGCAATCGCGCGCCCGCCACCTGCGCCAGCAGATCGATGCGCTCGATGCCCTGCAACGTTCCGAGCAGGCCTTGCGGCGCAGCCGCCAGGACCTCATCAATGCCATCGGAGCGCTGGCCGAAGGCTTCGCGCTGTGGGACCAGGACGACAGGCTGAGGTCTACAACCAGCAGTTGTCCAAGCTGTTGCCGGCGCTGGCCGAGGTCATGCACATCGGCATGCCGTTCGAAACCCTGA
- a CDS encoding diguanylate cyclase: MGPGRQAEVYNQQLSKLLPALAEVMHIGMPFETLIRTMAKLGVVGQGDDPEQWIARRIAQHRAPGGAMEVRTRAGRVVSISEYHTADGYVVGLYTDVTEIRAAEEHVRYRAYFDPLTALPNRENFANQLGQTISESQRDSRQFALLFVDLDRFKNVNDTLGHEVGDRLLVEAGERLTQCLRQSDTVARFGGDEFTVIMRDIDDAMNAAHCAETLIGALTESFVLADQVVHTGASIGITLYPADGGDAQHAAA, translated from the coding sequence GTGGGACCAGGACGACAGGCTGAGGTCTACAACCAGCAGTTGTCCAAGCTGTTGCCGGCGCTGGCCGAGGTCATGCACATCGGCATGCCGTTCGAAACCCTGATCCGGACCATGGCCAAGCTCGGTGTGGTCGGCCAAGGTGACGATCCGGAACAGTGGATAGCCCGGCGCATCGCGCAGCATCGCGCGCCGGGCGGGGCAATGGAAGTGCGCACGCGTGCCGGGCGCGTGGTGTCGATCTCCGAATACCACACCGCCGACGGCTACGTGGTGGGCCTGTACACGGATGTCACCGAGATCCGCGCCGCCGAGGAACATGTCCGCTATCGCGCCTATTTCGATCCCTTGACCGCGCTGCCCAACCGCGAAAATTTCGCGAACCAGCTCGGCCAGACCATCAGCGAATCGCAGCGCGACAGCCGCCAGTTCGCGCTGCTGTTCGTCGATCTGGACCGTTTCAAGAACGTCAACGACACGCTGGGTCACGAGGTCGGAGACAGGCTCCTGGTCGAAGCCGGCGAGCGTCTCACTCAATGCCTGCGCCAGAGTGACACGGTGGCGCGTTTCGGCGGCGACGAATTCACCGTCATCATGCGCGACATCGACGATGCCATGAATGCCGCGCATTGCGCCGAAACGCTGATCGGGGCCTTGACCGAAAGCTTCGTGTTGGCCGACCAGGTGGTGCATACCGGCGCCAGCATCGGCATCACGCTCTACCCCGCCGATGGCGGCGATGCCCAACACGCTGCTGCGTAA